The following proteins come from a genomic window of Candidatus Obscuribacter sp.:
- a CDS encoding glycerol-3-phosphate dehydrogenase/oxidase, whose amino-acid sequence MINRSQALEEAQQREFDLVVIGGGVAGAGVAQDAASRGLSVLIIEKDDFGSGSSSRTTKLIDGGLRYLEQMQFGLTRELCQERGLLEQLAPHMVRDFSFVLPVVKDKKFFGLKAQLGLTIYDLLSINARGVRSHERLGKKAALQAAPSLSEEMISGALRFHDCITDDARLVLEIIKSATTRGAAAINYLEAKGFEQIDGQVRKVLVRDRLGGRELSFDCRSCVNATGVWSDILLEQIEPGWQKRSTPVKGTHIMLPLSAFETNNALFLPAPDGGYVFVVPWQKALMVGTTDNAYDGPLDNPQPNLEEIDYLLSVLNSYTRQRTIGRQLEREDIIAAWSGLRPLISGLADGTNSLSREHALFTGPGGLITIIGGQLTNYRLLAQHVVNIVTANLKKQTPGQYLSLSACRTAEMMLGGWQNKQDYLTSTAQIAAHGRKLGLDPATLVHITESYGKDALTVLDIVEASPHLAERICPDFPPIMAEAMFVIQHEMAISLEDILSRRIRLGFVHREQCLTAAPKVARLVAPTLLWDNARIAHELGHLAQNLSTYLTVVANG is encoded by the coding sequence ATGATAAACAGAAGTCAAGCACTCGAAGAAGCACAACAGAGAGAATTTGACTTAGTGGTAATCGGAGGCGGTGTCGCAGGTGCTGGAGTAGCACAAGACGCCGCCTCCCGTGGTTTATCAGTACTAATCATCGAAAAAGATGATTTTGGCTCTGGCTCCAGCAGCCGCACCACAAAATTGATAGATGGCGGATTGCGCTATCTGGAGCAGATGCAGTTTGGTCTGACGCGGGAGCTTTGCCAGGAGCGCGGACTGCTTGAGCAACTAGCACCTCACATGGTGCGCGATTTTAGTTTTGTTTTGCCTGTAGTAAAAGACAAAAAGTTTTTTGGGCTCAAAGCGCAGCTAGGCTTAACTATCTACGATCTACTCAGTATCAATGCTCGCGGTGTCCGCAGCCACGAGAGACTGGGCAAAAAAGCTGCTCTGCAAGCAGCGCCCTCACTCTCCGAAGAGATGATTTCTGGGGCATTGAGATTTCACGACTGCATCACCGATGATGCTCGTCTTGTCCTTGAAATAATCAAGTCGGCCACCACAAGAGGAGCAGCTGCAATCAACTATCTCGAAGCAAAAGGCTTTGAACAAATCGATGGGCAGGTGCGCAAAGTACTGGTAAGAGATCGCCTTGGCGGTAGAGAACTATCATTTGACTGCCGCAGTTGTGTTAATGCCACTGGAGTATGGTCCGATATCTTACTGGAACAAATCGAACCAGGATGGCAAAAGCGCTCGACGCCAGTTAAAGGCACTCATATTATGTTGCCACTGTCGGCATTTGAGACAAACAATGCCCTATTTTTGCCGGCACCTGATGGTGGCTATGTATTTGTCGTGCCCTGGCAAAAAGCATTGATGGTAGGCACCACTGACAATGCCTATGATGGACCGCTGGACAATCCGCAACCAAATCTTGAAGAAATAGATTATTTGTTGTCTGTGCTCAATAGCTATACACGCCAGAGGACTATTGGCCGACAGCTAGAACGCGAAGATATAATCGCAGCGTGGTCGGGACTGAGACCACTTATATCAGGTTTAGCAGATGGCACAAACTCGCTCTCGCGTGAGCATGCGTTGTTTACTGGACCGGGCGGTCTGATAACTATTATTGGCGGACAATTGACTAACTACCGATTGCTCGCTCAACATGTAGTAAACATAGTCACAGCCAACCTCAAAAAACAGACGCCCGGTCAATATCTCAGTTTGTCAGCGTGCCGCACTGCCGAAATGATGCTCGGCGGCTGGCAAAACAAACAAGACTATCTGACCAGCACCGCTCAAATTGCAGCCCATGGACGTAAGCTGGGGCTGGATCCGGCCACACTGGTCCATATCACCGAGAGCTACGGCAAAGACGCTCTTACGGTCCTGGATATAGTCGAAGCATCACCGCATCTGGCAGAGCGTATCTGCCCGGATTTTCCGCCAATAATGGCTGAAGCGATGTTTGTAATTCAGCACGAAATGGCGATTTCGCTGGAAGACATCTTATCTAGAAGAATCAGGCTTGGTTTTGTGCACCGCGAGCAGTGCCTGACTGCTGCACCAAAAGTAGCAAGACTGGTGGCTCCCACTCTGCTCTGGGACAATGCGCGTATAGCCCATGAGCTGGGGCATCTCGCTCAAAATTTATCTACCTATCTGACAGTTGTAGCCAATGGATAA
- a CDS encoding class I SAM-dependent methyltransferase: MKLSATNYLVCLDCQSGLKLAPGYTMDPNHAAEVFEGYLTCDKCNNQYHIKKGVPRFVDTERSKPEDIQTGKNFAEEWRRFNRMDTRYKQQFFDWVYPVDEAFFKNKVVLECGCGKGRHAKIASESGVKDIFAVDIGEAIDVAYENVGHMPGINLVQADIEHMPFTAEFDFAFSVGVLHHMESPIHGFVAMASKVKPEGSVLAWVYGRENNRWLIRVVNPIRVNCTSRLNPSILMALSAMLAAPLTFGCKFVAKPWGQLQKKMPFLPRLFYQDYLAYIASFDFNEIHHIVYDHLVAPVANYVAQDYFSQWFVEAKRAEPVLRWHNRNSWTGFTSGDPLLLSDMRSKVKSDLPAVHK, from the coding sequence ATGAAGCTAAGCGCCACCAATTATTTAGTCTGCCTCGATTGTCAATCAGGACTGAAACTGGCACCAGGCTACACCATGGACCCAAACCATGCCGCCGAAGTTTTTGAAGGCTACCTGACCTGCGACAAATGCAACAACCAGTACCATATAAAAAAGGGCGTGCCGCGCTTTGTCGATACCGAACGCAGTAAACCGGAAGACATCCAGACAGGTAAAAACTTTGCCGAAGAGTGGCGCCGTTTTAACAGGATGGACACTCGCTATAAACAACAATTTTTTGACTGGGTCTATCCAGTTGACGAAGCCTTTTTTAAAAACAAAGTAGTCCTGGAGTGTGGTTGCGGCAAAGGCAGACATGCCAAAATCGCCTCAGAATCAGGCGTCAAGGATATTTTTGCCGTAGACATCGGTGAAGCAATCGACGTAGCCTACGAAAATGTAGGACATATGCCTGGTATAAATCTGGTGCAAGCTGATATCGAGCACATGCCGTTTACCGCTGAATTTGACTTTGCTTTTAGCGTGGGCGTATTGCACCATATGGAATCACCAATCCACGGCTTTGTCGCCATGGCCAGTAAAGTCAAACCAGAAGGCTCAGTCCTTGCCTGGGTATATGGTCGCGAAAACAACCGCTGGCTTATCCGCGTAGTCAATCCAATCAGAGTCAATTGCACATCCAGACTAAATCCATCGATACTGATGGCACTATCGGCGATGCTGGCGGCACCACTTACTTTTGGTTGCAAATTTGTAGCAAAACCCTGGGGTCAACTGCAAAAGAAAATGCCCTTTTTGCCAAGACTCTTTTATCAGGATTATCTAGCCTATATAGCCAGTTTTGACTTTAATGAAATACACCATATTGTCTACGACCATCTGGTGGCACCAGTAGCAAATTACGTAGCCCAGGACTATTTTAGCCAATGGTTTGTCGAAGCTAAAAGAGCTGAACCAGTCTTGCGCTGGCATAACCGCAATAGCTGGACTGGTTTTACATCGGGAGACCCACTTTTGCTCAGTGATATGCGCAGCAAAGTCAAAAGTGACTTACCGGCTGTGCACAAATAG
- a CDS encoding DUF2029 domain-containing protein: protein MTKGFKLSAKNKERLWVVYFAVLFFWGLQAFIFLGKLHQNGELFAQVIDKKPYVSDFVNVYSAGVLCQRNMQKPIDIYDASVQANLQKELLAPIVPEDPFYNQYPPVMFLLFYPLSFFTMQGAWIAWAVFSFALISLAICQTVLPLYNSRIKKLIAYTAIMASYPTWLSFRLGQTSLLLMPVMMYFFYLLQKKRYFWSGLVSSLVLLKLQYLPTTVAIGFAMGRLPYLLGFASGATALSLASLLALGWQNFVAFPQAILSGESGAKGSGVAPEMMQNLRGVMVLFAGADTRSVHITAAALGLIAIISIFVIWLRFKRHEKVTTDEPAIRDGRYFMLIALTLFLMLITSVHTHTQDYVLAVVASSMCFYVTYERHLPQSMADSPLSRWTLRLALAFPVVSWLCFFAMPFLQLLKIQTFAFYAMVQTILVSLLIFKTRRQSVK from the coding sequence TTGACTAAAGGTTTTAAACTAAGCGCCAAAAACAAAGAAAGACTCTGGGTGGTTTATTTTGCAGTACTGTTTTTTTGGGGACTGCAAGCATTTATTTTTTTGGGTAAGCTGCATCAAAATGGTGAGCTTTTTGCCCAGGTAATTGATAAGAAGCCCTATGTCAGCGACTTTGTCAACGTATACAGCGCTGGTGTACTTTGCCAGCGCAATATGCAAAAACCAATCGATATATATGATGCCAGTGTCCAGGCCAACTTACAAAAAGAACTTCTAGCGCCAATTGTGCCGGAGGACCCTTTTTACAACCAATATCCACCAGTGATGTTTTTGCTTTTTTATCCACTGTCATTTTTTACAATGCAGGGCGCATGGATAGCCTGGGCTGTATTTTCATTTGCCCTGATTAGTCTTGCTATCTGCCAGACTGTTCTACCTTTATATAACAGTCGCATCAAAAAACTCATTGCCTATACAGCAATTATGGCGAGCTATCCAACCTGGCTCAGCTTTAGGCTGGGACAAACATCTTTGTTGCTGATGCCAGTGATGATGTATTTCTTTTATTTACTACAAAAAAAACGCTACTTCTGGTCGGGACTTGTCTCCAGTTTGGTACTACTAAAATTGCAATATTTGCCCACCACTGTGGCAATCGGCTTTGCCATGGGCCGACTGCCTTATTTGCTTGGCTTTGCCAGTGGGGCAACGGCACTATCTCTGGCATCACTCCTGGCCCTTGGCTGGCAAAACTTTGTCGCTTTTCCTCAGGCAATCTTAAGTGGCGAATCTGGTGCTAAAGGCAGTGGTGTGGCACCTGAGATGATGCAAAATCTGCGCGGAGTAATGGTGCTTTTTGCTGGCGCCGACACTCGCAGCGTACACATTACAGCAGCAGCACTTGGACTTATTGCCATTATCAGCATATTTGTTATCTGGCTAAGATTTAAACGACACGAAAAAGTCACCACTGATGAACCGGCCATAAGAGATGGTCGCTACTTTATGCTTATCGCCCTGACTCTTTTTTTGATGCTTATTACCAGTGTGCACACCCATACACAAGATTATGTACTGGCAGTAGTCGCTTCATCGATGTGCTTTTATGTCACTTATGAGCGTCATTTACCGCAGTCAATGGCTGACAGCCCACTGAGCCGTTGGACACTGAGACTGGCTCTGGCTTTTCCTGTGGTGAGCTGGCTCTGCTTTTTTGCCATGCCATTTTTGCAATTGCTCAAAATTCAGACTTTTGCCTTTTATGCCATGGTGCAAACCATACTTGTCAGCCTTTTGATTTTTAAGACTCGCCGCCAAAGTGTGAAATAA
- a CDS encoding FdhF/YdeP family oxidoreductase — protein sequence MRIKVDSGGGLQAVVYTFKKALEVGPLRLWKRMRAKNACKTCALGMGGMQGGMVNEEGHFPEVCKKSLQAQVADMQGALDADYFDKNPLDKLLTLTPKQAEDAGRIAYPVMHIEGQNNFKPVTWEFALEHIATALKNSRVVDPDEVAFYASGRSSNEAGFLLQSFSRVFGTNNVMNCSFYCHQASGVALKMTIGSGTATVELADIGKCDLVVLLGANPASNHPRLMTQLANLTARGGKVIVVNPIKELGLQKFRIPSQVKSMLFGSKVASQYLQPLAGGDIGYLTGVLKRLIETDKVNLDYLKNYTEDYQAVLDHATSVSWEQITKACGLSQAEIDESATIIGAAKNVIFAWAMGLTHHSFGTDNVIAVANLALATGNVGKPGAGLLPIRGHSNVQGIGTVGVAPDLMEPVKLALEKIYGQKMPATKGLDTYAMMEKALAGGIKCLVSVGGNLWGSNPDSTFASAAMRNVDTMVYLSTKLNPGHFHGRGKTTIILPVLARDEEPEPTTQESMFNFVRLSEGGSPNIQGQLRSEAQIICYLANLVFGNKDFDWLKLTKASEVRKLIAEAIPALKDLASIDQTKKEFEITGRVLHTPKFNTASGKAKMHVTPLPQFADDSLRLITIRSEGQFNSVVYEEYDLYRGIPHRHCIMVNKDDLSRLSIKDGERVQVIGEAGRLDEIEVVESDIKAGVVAMFYPESNVLIKANIDSRSKTPAFKSAPVKLVKMSN from the coding sequence ATGAGAATCAAAGTGGATAGTGGCGGCGGTTTACAAGCTGTTGTTTACACCTTTAAAAAGGCGCTAGAAGTCGGTCCACTCAGGCTCTGGAAGCGTATGCGCGCAAAAAACGCCTGCAAGACCTGTGCTCTTGGCATGGGTGGTATGCAAGGGGGTATGGTCAACGAAGAAGGACACTTCCCAGAAGTTTGCAAGAAGAGCCTGCAAGCTCAGGTGGCAGACATGCAGGGTGCCCTGGATGCAGACTATTTTGATAAAAACCCACTAGATAAATTGCTCACATTGACGCCCAAGCAAGCAGAAGACGCGGGACGCATCGCCTATCCAGTGATGCACATTGAAGGTCAGAACAATTTTAAGCCGGTCACTTGGGAATTTGCGCTGGAACATATAGCCACAGCTCTTAAAAACTCAAGGGTAGTCGACCCGGACGAAGTAGCCTTTTATGCATCAGGCCGCTCATCAAATGAAGCGGGCTTTTTGCTGCAATCATTTAGCCGTGTCTTTGGCACCAATAATGTCATGAACTGCTCGTTTTATTGCCACCAGGCCTCCGGCGTTGCTCTCAAAATGACAATCGGTAGCGGGACCGCAACTGTAGAGCTGGCTGACATAGGCAAATGCGACCTGGTGGTATTGCTCGGCGCCAACCCTGCCTCCAACCATCCCAGACTGATGACACAGTTAGCCAATCTCACCGCCCGCGGTGGCAAAGTAATTGTAGTCAATCCAATCAAAGAGCTGGGTCTGCAAAAATTTCGTATACCTTCTCAAGTCAAATCAATGCTCTTTGGCAGTAAAGTAGCCAGTCAATATCTACAACCTCTGGCCGGTGGTGATATTGGCTACCTCACTGGTGTACTCAAAAGACTTATTGAGACAGATAAAGTCAACTTAGACTATCTCAAAAATTATACCGAGGACTACCAAGCAGTGCTGGACCATGCTACTAGCGTAAGCTGGGAGCAAATCACAAAAGCGTGCGGGCTGAGCCAGGCAGAAATAGACGAATCTGCCACTATTATTGGTGCAGCAAAAAATGTGATTTTTGCCTGGGCTATGGGACTTACTCATCATAGCTTTGGTACAGACAATGTCATAGCAGTAGCCAATCTGGCTCTCGCCACCGGCAATGTCGGCAAACCGGGCGCTGGACTTTTGCCCATACGCGGTCACAGCAACGTCCAGGGTATAGGCACAGTGGGTGTGGCGCCAGATCTAATGGAGCCAGTCAAGCTAGCCCTCGAAAAAATCTATGGACAAAAAATGCCCGCAACAAAAGGGCTCGACACCTATGCCATGATGGAAAAAGCCCTGGCTGGTGGTATCAAGTGTTTGGTATCAGTGGGCGGTAATCTCTGGGGCTCAAATCCTGACTCTACATTTGCCTCAGCGGCAATGCGCAATGTAGACACTATGGTTTATCTCTCCACCAAACTCAATCCAGGACATTTCCATGGTCGCGGCAAAACCACAATAATACTCCCGGTGCTGGCACGCGACGAAGAGCCAGAGCCAACCACACAAGAATCAATGTTTAATTTTGTGCGTCTATCCGAAGGCGGCAGTCCCAACATCCAGGGACAACTGCGCTCCGAAGCACAAATAATCTGCTACCTGGCAAACCTGGTATTTGGCAATAAAGACTTTGACTGGCTCAAACTAACTAAAGCCAGTGAAGTCCGCAAATTGATTGCCGAAGCTATACCAGCACTAAAAGATCTGGCAAGCATTGACCAGACAAAAAAAGAGTTTGAAATAACAGGACGTGTACTACACACTCCCAAATTTAATACAGCAAGCGGCAAAGCAAAAATGCATGTCACGCCACTGCCTCAGTTTGCCGATGACTCATTGCGGTTAATCACCATAAGATCAGAAGGACAATTTAACAGTGTTGTCTACGAAGAATATGATCTCTATCGCGGCATACCGCATAGACATTGCATCATGGTCAATAAAGACGACTTAAGCAGACTCTCTATAAAAGACGGCGAACGCGTGCAAGTTATAGGTGAGGCCGGCCGACTCGATGAAATCGAAGTCGTCGAAAGTGACATCAAAGCTGGCGTAGTCGCCATGTTTTATCCAGAATCAAATGTACTTATCAAAGCCAATATAGATAGTCGCTCCAAAACACCAGCTTTTAAAAGTGCACCAGTCAAGTTAGTAAAAATGAGCAATTAA
- a CDS encoding D-glycerate dehydrogenase, protein MDKIKILCLGKLPQTLTQRLYDWPQLGDLKIVERKESLTLDELKLVLQDRDVVLSEPQDNLKADVLKHFGNLKMIAQRAVGYDNIDLPFCSSNNILVTNTPGVLDNATADLAFSLLLATARRIVEADKYVRENRWEGFESDLLLGAEISGKTLGIIGLGRIGQAMARRASGFGLQIIYTREQFNDNTLDAKDQVYLQTFGARRVTMAELLTQSDFISVHCPLNSKTTGLINSESFAAMKAGCIFVNTARGKVVDQGALIEAVLAGKIKAGLDVFADEPQVPEALKLAPNVVLAPHIGSATSETRFKMAELAVQAIIDAVDEHCPANSLNPQIFANFIKNIKVTSR, encoded by the coding sequence ATGGATAAAATAAAAATACTCTGCCTGGGCAAACTACCACAGACACTTACACAAAGACTATATGACTGGCCACAACTGGGTGATCTCAAAATAGTAGAGCGCAAAGAGAGCCTGACACTGGACGAGCTAAAGCTTGTTTTGCAAGACCGTGATGTAGTTTTATCCGAACCGCAAGACAATCTCAAAGCAGATGTACTAAAGCATTTTGGTAACTTAAAAATGATCGCCCAGAGAGCCGTGGGCTATGACAATATCGATTTGCCATTTTGTAGCAGCAACAATATCCTGGTTACAAATACACCTGGCGTGCTGGACAATGCCACTGCCGACCTGGCTTTTAGCTTACTTTTAGCGACAGCAAGAAGAATAGTCGAGGCCGACAAATATGTGCGCGAAAACCGCTGGGAGGGCTTTGAATCAGACCTCTTACTGGGTGCTGAAATAAGCGGCAAAACACTGGGTATTATAGGACTTGGCCGTATTGGTCAGGCGATGGCCAGGAGGGCTAGTGGTTTTGGACTACAAATCATCTACACCCGTGAACAATTTAACGACAATACACTAGACGCAAAAGACCAAGTCTACCTGCAAACATTTGGCGCCAGACGTGTCACTATGGCAGAGCTTTTGACTCAGTCTGATTTTATTAGCGTGCACTGCCCTCTCAATAGTAAAACCACCGGGCTAATTAATAGTGAGTCCTTTGCCGCTATGAAAGCCGGCTGTATCTTTGTCAACACGGCAAGAGGCAAAGTGGTGGATCAAGGAGCACTTATTGAAGCAGTATTAGCAGGCAAAATCAAAGCTGGACTGGATGTATTTGCCGACGAGCCACAGGTGCCAGAGGCTCTAAAATTGGCACCAAATGTAGTACTGGCACCACATATCGGCTCAGCCACCAGTGAGACCCGTTTCAAAATGGCTGAATTAGCCGTCCAGGCTATTATCGACGCAGTAGATGAGCACTGTCCGGCAAATAGTCTCAATCCCCAGATTTTTGCCAACTTTATCAAAAACATCAAAGTAACAAGCAGGTAA
- the typA gene encoding translational GTPase TypA — protein MAQGGEADLKELAHIRNIAIIAHVDHGKTTLVDTFLKQTGVFRDNQEVVDCVMDSNDLERERGITILAKNTAVKYKDHLVNIIDTPGHADFGGEVERILGMVDGCLLVVDCGEGPMPQTRFVLRKALERGLRPIVVINKCDRPNIDPHVAVDKVFDLFVELGADSKQLDFPYLFASGVKGIAMKDPAEEGKDMFPLLDLILDHCPAPEGSLEAPSQFQVSILEYSDYLGRIGIGRVHNGVIKSGEQVTMLKEDGTAIKGRISKLFTFHGLKKVEATEAKAGEIVAIAGFTTANVGDTIGGGDNVQALKRIKVDEPTMKMAFLVNDSPFAGQEGKFVTSRQIRSRLFHELETNVSLRVAETQNTDTFIVSGRGELHLGILIETMRREGFEFQVSRPEVIVKEIDGVTQEPFERLFIDVPDDFTGAVMNELGPRKAELQNMNVEGNQALLEFIIPTRGLIGFRSEFLRLTKGNGVMNHSFMDYRPWCGDIARQRNGALVAWEEGVVTAYALGGAEDRGVFFITPTTRVYSGMIVGENNRSQDLDINVCKTKKLTNMRSSSADVMVTLQAPVEMNLEKCMEYIADDELVEITPQSVRMRKRQLGRR, from the coding sequence ATGGCACAAGGCGGCGAGGCAGATCTCAAAGAACTAGCCCACATCCGTAATATCGCCATTATCGCCCACGTTGACCACGGCAAAACCACCCTGGTGGACACATTTCTCAAGCAAACCGGCGTCTTCCGCGACAACCAGGAAGTAGTCGATTGCGTCATGGACAGCAATGACCTGGAGCGTGAGCGTGGCATCACAATCCTGGCCAAAAACACCGCTGTCAAATACAAAGACCACCTGGTCAACATCATCGATACCCCCGGCCACGCCGACTTTGGTGGCGAAGTCGAACGAATCCTCGGTATGGTAGACGGATGTCTACTGGTGGTTGACTGTGGCGAAGGCCCAATGCCCCAGACCAGATTTGTATTGCGTAAGGCCCTCGAGAGAGGTTTGCGTCCTATTGTTGTAATCAACAAATGCGACAGACCAAATATCGATCCTCATGTTGCAGTAGATAAAGTATTCGATCTCTTTGTTGAGCTGGGAGCAGATAGCAAGCAGCTCGATTTCCCTTATCTCTTTGCCTCGGGTGTCAAAGGCATCGCCATGAAAGACCCAGCTGAAGAAGGCAAGGATATGTTTCCTCTCCTTGATCTCATCCTCGATCACTGCCCCGCTCCAGAAGGCAGCTTAGAAGCTCCTTCGCAATTTCAAGTTTCAATCCTCGAATACAGCGATTACCTGGGTCGTATCGGTATTGGACGCGTCCACAACGGCGTAATTAAGAGCGGCGAACAAGTAACCATGCTCAAAGAAGATGGTACAGCGATCAAAGGACGTATCAGCAAGCTGTTTACATTCCACGGTCTCAAAAAAGTAGAAGCCACAGAAGCCAAAGCTGGAGAAATCGTAGCGATTGCTGGATTTACAACTGCCAACGTCGGTGACACCATCGGCGGAGGAGATAATGTCCAGGCTCTCAAGCGTATTAAAGTTGACGAACCCACCATGAAAATGGCATTCCTCGTCAATGACAGTCCATTTGCCGGTCAAGAAGGCAAGTTTGTCACTTCAAGACAAATTCGCAGTCGCCTATTTCACGAGCTTGAGACCAATGTCAGCTTGCGCGTAGCCGAAACCCAAAACACCGACACCTTTATTGTCAGTGGCAGAGGAGAGCTGCACCTCGGTATCTTGATTGAGACCATGCGTCGCGAAGGTTTTGAATTCCAGGTCTCAAGACCGGAAGTAATCGTCAAAGAAATCGATGGCGTTACTCAAGAGCCTTTTGAAAGACTCTTTATCGACGTGCCAGATGACTTTACTGGTGCTGTAATGAATGAACTAGGACCTCGCAAAGCCGAACTACAAAATATGAATGTAGAAGGCAATCAGGCTCTTCTTGAATTTATCATCCCCACTCGTGGCTTGATTGGTTTTAGAAGTGAATTTTTGCGCCTCACTAAAGGCAACGGCGTTATGAATCACAGCTTTATGGATTACCGTCCATGGTGCGGTGACATCGCTCGTCAACGTAACGGCGCTCTTGTTGCCTGGGAAGAAGGTGTGGTCACAGCTTACGCCCTCGGTGGAGCTGAGGACCGTGGTGTATTTTTCATCACACCCACTACCCGTGTGTACTCGGGCATGATTGTGGGCGAAAACAACCGCTCTCAAGATCTCGATATCAACGTTTGCAAAACCAAAAAACTGACCAACATGCGCAGCTCTAGCGCTGATGTTATGGTCACCCTGCAAGCACCAGTCGAGATGAACCTGGAAAAATGCATGGAATATATCGCAGACGACGAGCTAGTGGAAATAACTCCTCAGTCAGTCCGTATGCGTAAGCGTCAGCTCGGCAGACGCTAA
- the rsgA gene encoding ribosome small subunit-dependent GTPase A codes for MDLPYSAIVLRSHAGGYLVHVQGDLGGNLDRVLLCQPRGRLKKERVSIVTGDSVELDEVDRVAGTAVIAAQRTRRNLLERPTLANVDQVVIVQALRQPDFSPLWCDRYLVHFQLLLPLSRPVICLNKCDLVDQNEVKRLRSIYEPLGYFVIFVSAKTGAGIDDLSKCLSGKVSVFAGPSGVGKSSILNILSPELGLKVGVMENDFGVGRHTTTASELYRLQFKGDDSSVLTWIADTPGFNLYDFLHPEPKDVAAQFPEIERLAKHCRFANCLHLVEADCAVLALFPGLNEDEDEDAGAGEQSEVDNEEAEEEYIDDEDIEEDDEDAQETEQQEGDDDDDEEDDADQSPAPGQGDSESIPQKSLVAYFEDEDGPITISFDRYQSYATMVSESQEKQAQARKTSSKVEASVKVVGGEGKGKSIPRLNHRYRFDSRRSAIQRTRDLASEEEDIDMSLNDLDEDDDDDELDEL; via the coding sequence TTGGACTTGCCCTATAGCGCTATTGTGCTCAGGAGTCATGCCGGAGGTTATCTCGTGCATGTCCAGGGAGACCTGGGTGGCAACCTGGATCGAGTGCTCCTTTGCCAGCCTAGAGGGCGGCTAAAAAAAGAGCGCGTATCAATCGTCACAGGCGATAGCGTGGAACTCGACGAAGTAGATCGGGTAGCGGGCACTGCAGTTATTGCTGCTCAACGTACTCGCCGGAATCTCCTCGAAAGACCCACGCTGGCCAATGTCGACCAGGTTGTAATTGTACAGGCCCTGCGCCAACCCGATTTCTCCCCCCTATGGTGTGATCGCTATTTGGTGCACTTTCAGCTCCTGTTGCCACTTTCGCGTCCAGTTATATGCCTCAATAAGTGCGATTTAGTAGACCAAAATGAGGTTAAACGTTTAAGAAGTATTTATGAACCTCTTGGATACTTCGTCATATTTGTCTCGGCTAAGACGGGCGCGGGCATTGACGACCTTAGCAAATGCTTATCTGGCAAGGTTTCGGTCTTCGCGGGGCCTTCTGGGGTGGGTAAATCGAGCATTCTGAACATACTTTCACCCGAGCTTGGGCTAAAAGTAGGGGTAATGGAGAATGATTTTGGTGTTGGCCGTCATACCACCACTGCCAGTGAACTCTATCGGCTGCAGTTTAAAGGTGATGATTCTTCTGTTTTGACATGGATTGCCGACACCCCTGGATTCAATTTATATGACTTTCTCCATCCCGAGCCCAAAGACGTCGCCGCTCAGTTTCCGGAGATAGAGCGGCTGGCTAAGCATTGTCGTTTTGCCAATTGTCTTCATCTAGTGGAGGCTGATTGTGCTGTACTGGCGCTTTTTCCTGGCTTAAATGAGGATGAAGACGAGGACGCAGGCGCAGGCGAACAATCTGAAGTCGACAACGAAGAAGCGGAAGAAGAATATATCGATGATGAAGATATTGAAGAAGATGATGAAGATGCTCAAGAGACCGAGCAACAAGAAGGCGATGACGACGACGATGAAGAAGATGACGCTGACCAGAGCCCAGCTCCGGGGCAAGGCGACAGCGAGAGTATCCCGCAAAAGTCTTTAGTGGCTTATTTTGAAGACGAAGATGGGCCAATTACAATAAGTTTTGATCGTTATCAAAGCTATGCCACCATGGTCAGTGAATCACAAGAGAAGCAGGCTCAAGCTCGCAAAACATCAAGTAAAGTAGAAGCCAGCGTTAAAGTTGTCGGTGGTGAAGGCAAGGGCAAGTCAATTCCCCGACTCAATCATCGTTATCGCTTTGATTCGAGACGCTCGGCGATACAACGGACCCGCGACCTGGCCAGCGAAGAAGAAGATATAGATATGAGTCTCAATGATCTTGATGAAGATGACGATGACGATGAACTGGATGAGCTCTAA